DNA from Streptomyces luteogriseus:
TCAGCGAACACGAGACGCTGAGCGAGGCGGTCCGCACCCTCAACGCGATCGCCCCCGAGGTCGTGGCCTACGCCTGCACCTCGGGCAGCTTCGTCGGCGGCATGATGGGCGAGCGGGCGATGTGCGAGGCGATGAGCCGGGCCGGTGCCGTACCGGCGATCACCACCTCCGGCGCGCTGCTGGAGGCCCTGGTGGAGCTGAACGTGCGCCGGGTGGCGCTGGTGACGCCGTACACGGTCTCGGTGACGCAGTCGCTGGAGGCCTACGTCGCCCAGGCCGGCGTCACGATCTCCGGCTGCGCGTTCATGGGGCTCACCCGGCACATCTGGAAGGTCCCCTACCGGGAGGTGGTGGACATGGCCCGGCAGGCCGTCCGCGGCGACGCCGACGCGCTGTTCATCAGCTGCACCAACCTGCCCACGTACGACGTGATCCCCCAGCTGGAGGCCGAGCTGCGCATCCCCGTGATCTCGGCCAACCAAGTGACGATGTGGGCCGCACTGCGCCGACTGGGTACCCGTGCGGTGGGGCCGTACCAAGCGCTGATCAATCCGGCGGCGCGTTCCGGTCCCGCAGCGCCGGGGGCGGACCCCGGTCCCGTACTGCCGGAAGAAGAGCAGCAGGAAGGCTGGACATGACAGCACTGGGATTTCTCTACCCGGGCCACTCCGCCGAGGACGACTATCCGCGCATCGAGCAGTTGCTGGGCAGCGACATCCGGGTGGACCTGGTGCACACCGACATCGGTGAGGACGCGCACCGGGTGGACGCGCTGCTCGAGATGGGCTCCGCCGGCCGGCTCGCGGCGGGCGTCCAGGAACTGCGGCACGCCGGTGCGGACGCGGTGGTGTGGGCCTGCACGAGCGGCAGCTTCGTCTACGGCTGGGACGGCGCGCAGGAGCAGGTCCGCACCCTGGCCCAGACCGCCGGGCTGCCGGCCTCGTCCACGTCCTTCGCGTTCGCGCACGCGGTGCGGGAGCTCGGGGCGCGCAGGGTCGCGATCGGAGCGACGTACCCGGAGGACGTGGCGCAGCTCTTCGCCGAGTTCCTGCGCGCGGCCGGTGTGGAGGTCGTGTCGGTCAACAGCTCCGGCATCATCACGGCCGCCGAGGTCGGCACATGGGGCGAGGCCGAACTCCTCGCCCTGGCCCGCAACTCCGACCACCCCGACGCCGAGGCCCTCCTCCTGCCCGACACGGCCCTGCACACGGCGGCCCACATCCCGGCCCTGGAGAAGGAACTCGGCAAGCCGATCCTCACCGCCAACCAGGTCACGGTCTGGGAGGGCCTGCGCCTGGCGGACCGGCGGGTGAACGCGCCGGAGCTGGGGGCGCTCTTCACGCGGGAGCCGCTCGTCCAGGCGTGAGACGGAAGGCCTGATCGTCGCCCCCCCGCGTCAGGTGCCGCGGGGGGCGAAGAGGTATCGGCCCGCATCACCCCACGGTCGCAGACCGGATCCGTCCCTGCTCATGGACGCCCGCTCCGTGCGCGACGCCACCGCAGCACGCGCAGCACGAGATAGGCGACGAGGGCGACCGTGAAGAGCACAGTCGCCGCCGCCCGGGCCGCCCTCCAGCCGGCACCACCAGGGTCCCAGACGGCCTCGGCCAGATTCATGCCGACGGCCACCGCGAACGTCGCTTCGAGGCATCCGGCCGCTCGCGCCACCCGGTACGCATCAGTCGTCATGGAGCCCGAGTGTCCCCGTGCGGCTGAAAACGGGTGCCGTGCCCTCGAACGCGCTCTCCATGTGGGCCGGAATCAGTCCCACCCCTTCTTCGGTGCACAGTGGGGCAAACGCGCTCCAACTGCCCGGCCGGAGCTGAGGAATGCTCAACTCCGCCGCATCAGGCGACACGCGGGTTGACCGAAAGCGCGTTCCCCTTCTGCTGTCCACCACGTGCACACTGGCCACGTCCGCAGCCAGTCATGCCGTGAAGGACTCTCCGATGGCCGAATCGGGCCCGTTCAGATCCTCTGCAAGCGCTGTCCAGCTGTCCGGGCGCCTGCTGTGCTGGAGCCTGGCCGCGGCCATGGCCGCGGCCGCAGCGGACGCCTTCCTCCACCCCCACCTGAGCTGGTGGGGTGTCGTATGGCCGCTGCCCTGGTGGTCCACCTGCCTCGCCGCTCTCGCGTGGGCCGTCCTGCGGGCCCGTGAGAAGGCCGACCGCACGCCCCCGCAGGACAGTGCCCGGAGCGACTGGGAGCAGGCCGCCTGACGGTCCCCGGCGCACCGGCCGGGAATAACCGGAGACAGTCCCCTGTTAGAGCCGGAACGAGAGCACGACAGCACACGGCCCACAGCAGGAGGCACCCCCGTGGCGGCAGACGAGATACGCGGCGCAGTACAGGGCAGCGCCCCCGTCCCCCTCTCCGTACTGGACCTGGTCACCGTGGGGGCCGGCCGCACCGCCTCCGACGCCCTGCGCACCAGCGTCGACCTGGCCCGCCTCGCGGAGAACCGCGGCTTCCACCGGTACTGGGTCGCCGAGCACCACTCCATGCCGGGCGTGGCCTCCTCGTCCCCGGCCGTGATCCTGGCCCATCTCGCCGCCCACACCGACCGCATCCGGCTCGGCTCGGGCGGTGTGATGCTGCCCAACCACGCCCCGCTCGTGATCGCCGAGCAGTTCGGCACGCTGGAGGCCATGGCCCCGGGCCGGATCGACCTCGGCCTCGGCCGCGCCCCCGGCACGGACGGCGCCACGGCCGCCGCCCTGCGCCGCACGGACCGGCTCAACGAGGGCGCCGACGACTTCCCCGAGCAGCTCGCCGAGCTGACCCGCTTCCTCGACGACGACTTCCCCGACGGGCACCGGTACCGCCGTATCCACGCCGTGCCGGGCCCGGTCCAGGCCACGTCCCCCGGCGGCGTCCAGTCCCCGCACCGCCCGCCGCTCTGGCTGCTCGGCTCCTCCGGCTTCAGTGCCCGTCTCGCGGGTGTCCTCGGGCTGCCCTTCGCGTTCGCGCATCACTTCTCGGCGCAGAACACCGTCCCGGCCCTGGACCTGTACCGGGAGTCGTTCCGGCCCTCCGCCGTGCTCGACGAGCCGTACGCCCTCATCGGCGTCTCCGCGCTCGCCGCCGACGAGGAGCGGGAGGCCCGCCGGCAGGTGCTGGCCGCCGCCCTCAGCATGGTCCGGCTGCGCACCGGCCGCCCCGGTCTCGTGCCCAGCCCGGAGGAGGCGGAGGCCTACGAGTTCAGCCCCATGGAGCGCGACTTCGTCGACTCCTGGAACGCCAACGTCATCCACGGCACCCCCGACGAGGTCCGCTCGGGCCTCGACGACCTCGCCAAGCGCACCGGCGCCGACGAGCTGATGATCACGGCCAACGCGCACGGCGGGGACGTCCGGCTGCGCTCCTACGAACTCATCGCCGATGCCTACGGGTTGCCGACGCCCGCCTGAACGTCCGGTGTGTCCAGCAGTTCGGAGATACGATCCGGCGACACCGGGCGGGAGTACAGCCAGCCCTGTCCGGTGTCGCAGCCGATGCTCCGCAGCCGCGTCGCCTGTGCCGAGGTCTCCACGCACTCGGCCGTGACGGTCAGCCCGAGCCGGTGCGCTAGCTGGATCATCGCCTCGACGACGACCTCGTCGGCCGGGTTGGCCCGGGCGGCCGCCTCCCGGTCGTCGTACTGGAAGCCGCGGACGAAGGACCCGTCCAGCTTCAGCACCGACACCGGCAGCCGGCTGAGGTACGCCAGGTTCGAGTAGCCGGTGCCGAAGTCGTCGATGGCGATCCGCACGCCCATGTCGCTGAGCGCCTTCAGGGTCTGGAGCGGGCGGCCCGCCGAGCCCATCACGGCCGATTCGGTGAGCTCCAGCTGGAGCAGGTGCGGGGCGAGCCCGGTCTCGGCCAGTGTCCCGGCGACGTCCGCCACCAGGTCCGAGTCCCAGACCTGCCGAACCGCCACGTTCACGCTGACGAAGATCGGCGGCTCGTCCGGGTGGTCCAGCTGCCATCGGCGGGCCTGCCGGCAGGCCGTACGGAGCACCCAGCGGCCCAGCGGGACGATCGAACCGTCCTCCTCCGCCAGTCCGATGAACCGATTCGGCGTCAGTACGCCGAACTGGGGATGGTTCCATCGGATGAGCGCCTCGACCCCGTGCAGCCGGTCGTCCTCCATGCCCACCAGCGGCTGGTACTCCAGCCGGAACTCGCCCCGGTCGATGGCCGGGCGGAGTGTGGAGGCGAGGGCCTGACGGGTCATGCGGTGGGCGTTGCGCTCCGGGTCGAACAGCGTCCAGCGGGCCTTGCCGTCGGCCTTCGCCCAGTACAGCGTCGTGTCGGCCGCCTGCATCAGCGCGGTGGGGGTGGTGCCGGCCGCGTGCCGCTCGACGACGCCGATGGACGCCGAGACCGACAGTCGCTGGCCGGCGATGTCGAACGGGTCCTGGACCGCCCGCAGCGCCGACTCGGCCAGTTCGGCCAGCTGTTCGGTGCCCGTGGAGTCCTCGACGAGCAGCGCGAACTCGTCACCGCCCAGCCGGGCCACCAGCGGAATGCTGGTCCGTGCGTGGCCGGCCTCGTCCGCGCAGCGCGTCAGGCGCTCGGCGACGGCCGCCAGCAGCCGGTCCCCGACGCGATGGCCGAGGGTGTCGTTGATGGCCTTGAAGCCGTCCAGGTCCAGGTAGCACAGCCCGATCCGGCCCGTGCCGCTCTGCTCGTAGGACTCCGCCTCCAGCGCGGCCGACAGTCGTTCGAAGAACAGGGTGCGGTTGGGCAGCCGGGTCACCGGGTCGTGCATCTGCAAGTGCCGCAACCGGGCCTGGAGTTCCCGGCGGGCGCTGATGTCGGCGACCGACAGCAGCACACCGTCGTCCTCGGCGGGCAGCGGGGCGACCGTCACCTGCACCCACAGCGAGTGCCCGTCGGGGTGCTTGAGCCGGCGCGCGCAGCGCAGCCGGGACTGTCGCCCGCGCAGCACCTCGCGGTACGCGTGCCAGGTGCGGGCGTCGGAGGTGAGGTCGACCAGGTCGGCGGCGACGGACCCGGCCAACCCGTCCGGGCTGCGGCCGAGCAGCGCGGCGAGGGCGTCGTTGGCACTGACGACCGTGCCCTCGCGGTCCACGACGGCCATGGCGAGCGGGGCGGCCGCGAAGGCGGAGCGGTAGGGCCGCGGGGTCGGGGGCTCGGTACGGGGAGACGTGTCGATCTCACTCTCTGTGACGACCGGCCGGTCCAGGTCTGCCGCGGGCGCCGGCCCTTCGGAGGTTCCGCTCACCGCTCGCTCCCGCATGTATTCGATCTCTGTCCGTGCAGGAAAGGTCAGGAAAGTGTGCCGATCATAGAGGCTGGCCCCAGGGCCTTCCAGCCGGTGTCCAGTCTCCCCGGCCAACCGGCCCTTCTGCCAGATCGTTTCTGCACGCACCTGGACGGCTTCTTCAGGCCCCCGACCAGTTGTGACGTTCTGTGAGTGCTTCGGGGGTGTCGGCTTCCGTGATTTTTCGCCCCCTTCACCCGACCGGTGCAGGCAAACAGGACGCAGTACGACAAATCATCACAGGCTGGGTGCGGTGTCCCGCGAACCGTACCCGGAGGTACCCGTGCCGCGTCCGTTTCCGCGCGCCCGACTGCGCAGTACCGCGGCCGTGTTCACCACCATGTCCGCGCTCGCCGCCACCTCCCTCGGTGCCGGCCCCTCGGCGGCAGGGCCCGACTCCGCCGCGCCCTGCGCCCTGACCCGGACCGACGCCCACCACTCGGAGGGCCTGGACACCTGGAACGCCGCCTATCCGCGACCGGCCCGGTCCCTGGACGCGGTCATGGTCTTCCTGTCCTTCCCCGACGCCCACCCGCTGACCACCCCGCAGGAGCTGACCGCGGACCACTTCCCGGCCACCACCCGCTTCTTCGAACGTGCTTCCTATGGCCGTTTCACCCTGCGCCCGCACACGCTGCGGCACTGGATC
Protein-coding regions in this window:
- a CDS encoding LLM class flavin-dependent oxidoreductase, with protein sequence MAADEIRGAVQGSAPVPLSVLDLVTVGAGRTASDALRTSVDLARLAENRGFHRYWVAEHHSMPGVASSSPAVILAHLAAHTDRIRLGSGGVMLPNHAPLVIAEQFGTLEAMAPGRIDLGLGRAPGTDGATAAALRRTDRLNEGADDFPEQLAELTRFLDDDFPDGHRYRRIHAVPGPVQATSPGGVQSPHRPPLWLLGSSGFSARLAGVLGLPFAFAHHFSAQNTVPALDLYRESFRPSAVLDEPYALIGVSALAADEEREARRQVLAAALSMVRLRTGRPGLVPSPEEAEAYEFSPMERDFVDSWNANVIHGTPDEVRSGLDDLAKRTGADELMITANAHGGDVRLRSYELIADAYGLPTPA
- a CDS encoding maleate cis-trans isomerase family protein; the encoded protein is MTALGFLYPGHSAEDDYPRIEQLLGSDIRVDLVHTDIGEDAHRVDALLEMGSAGRLAAGVQELRHAGADAVVWACTSGSFVYGWDGAQEQVRTLAQTAGLPASSTSFAFAHAVRELGARRVAIGATYPEDVAQLFAEFLRAAGVEVVSVNSSGIITAAEVGTWGEAELLALARNSDHPDAEALLLPDTALHTAAHIPALEKELGKPILTANQVTVWEGLRLADRRVNAPELGALFTREPLVQA
- a CDS encoding putative bifunctional diguanylate cyclase/phosphodiesterase, yielding MRERAVSGTSEGPAPAADLDRPVVTESEIDTSPRTEPPTPRPYRSAFAAAPLAMAVVDREGTVVSANDALAALLGRSPDGLAGSVAADLVDLTSDARTWHAYREVLRGRQSRLRCARRLKHPDGHSLWVQVTVAPLPAEDDGVLLSVADISARRELQARLRHLQMHDPVTRLPNRTLFFERLSAALEAESYEQSGTGRIGLCYLDLDGFKAINDTLGHRVGDRLLAAVAERLTRCADEAGHARTSIPLVARLGGDEFALLVEDSTGTEQLAELAESALRAVQDPFDIAGQRLSVSASIGVVERHAAGTTPTALMQAADTTLYWAKADGKARWTLFDPERNAHRMTRQALASTLRPAIDRGEFRLEYQPLVGMEDDRLHGVEALIRWNHPQFGVLTPNRFIGLAEEDGSIVPLGRWVLRTACRQARRWQLDHPDEPPIFVSVNVAVRQVWDSDLVADVAGTLAETGLAPHLLQLELTESAVMGSAGRPLQTLKALSDMGVRIAIDDFGTGYSNLAYLSRLPVSVLKLDGSFVRGFQYDDREAAARANPADEVVVEAMIQLAHRLGLTVTAECVETSAQATRLRSIGCDTGQGWLYSRPVSPDRISELLDTPDVQAGVGNP
- a CDS encoding maleate cis-trans isomerase family protein, coding for MDVSFLGGPSPQRGVGVVAPFDFALDRELWRWVPDEVSLHMTRTPFVPVEVSLDLARLVSEHETLSEAVRTLNAIAPEVVAYACTSGSFVGGMMGERAMCEAMSRAGAVPAITTSGALLEALVELNVRRVALVTPYTVSVTQSLEAYVAQAGVTISGCAFMGLTRHIWKVPYREVVDMARQAVRGDADALFISCTNLPTYDVIPQLEAELRIPVISANQVTMWAALRRLGTRAVGPYQALINPAARSGPAAPGADPGPVLPEEEQQEGWT